Proteins found in one Primulina eburnea isolate SZY01 chromosome 16, ASM2296580v1, whole genome shotgun sequence genomic segment:
- the LOC140816502 gene encoding heavy metal-associated isoprenylated plant protein 39 — MAQKVVLKVLTMTDEKTKQKAIEAAADIFGVDSIAADLKDQKLTVIGEMDAVAVVKKLKKVGKVDIVSVGPAKEEKKEEKKEEKKEEKKEEKKEDIKEQKKEDKKPEEKK, encoded by the exons ATGGCTCAG AAGGTGGTGCTGAAGGTTTTGACGATGACTGATGAGAAGACTAAACAGAAAGCCATAGAGGCAGCTGCTGATATTTTTG GGGTGGACTCCATAGCTGCTGATTTGAAGGATCAGAAGCTGACAGTGATCGGTGAAATGGATGCGGTGGCGGTCGTTAAGAAGCTGAAGAAGGTGGGGAAGGTGGACATAGTTTCGGTCGGGCCGGCGAAGGAAGAGAAGAAGGAGGAAAAGAAAGaagagaagaaagaagaaaagaaagaagagaAGAAGGAAGACATCAAAGAGCAGAAGAAAGAAGATAAGAAGCCAGAAGAAAAGAAATAA